A single genomic interval of Picosynechococcus sp. PCC 7003 harbors:
- a CDS encoding YegS/Rv2252/BmrU family lipid kinase: MKKVHLIFNPVSGSGHAPQELEQIRAKLLDQVELEIQFTSPEESATALAERAIAQGADLIIASGGDGTISAVATVLMHSNIPLAVIPRGTANAFAAALDIPTAIDQACDVILQGQPQQIDCATCNGQPMILLAGIGLEATTIGETDRDSKQRFGFFAYLSTAVQQLQNLQPFQATLDFGDRQQTFDDVLAITVANLAPNTSILAQGTGGASGQDALLDVTVLTMADEGELFGVLSASYELFQAALQDNPADHPHIQSWRIAELTVTTASPQALLLDGELLEEITTTQFAAVPRSLWVQLPPKAATPPEESP, from the coding sequence ATGAAAAAAGTGCATCTCATTTTTAACCCAGTGTCTGGTTCGGGTCATGCCCCCCAGGAACTGGAACAAATTCGAGCCAAGCTCCTTGATCAGGTCGAGCTAGAGATTCAATTTACCTCCCCCGAAGAAAGTGCGACGGCCCTGGCGGAAAGGGCGATCGCCCAGGGGGCTGATCTGATTATTGCCTCTGGTGGCGATGGGACTATTTCAGCGGTGGCGACGGTCTTGATGCACAGCAATATTCCCCTAGCCGTTATTCCTCGGGGGACAGCCAATGCCTTCGCCGCAGCCTTAGATATTCCCACGGCCATCGACCAAGCCTGTGATGTGATTTTGCAGGGGCAACCCCAACAGATTGACTGCGCCACCTGCAATGGTCAACCGATGATTCTTTTAGCTGGGATTGGCCTAGAGGCGACGACCATTGGCGAAACTGACCGCGATAGTAAACAACGGTTTGGTTTCTTTGCTTATTTATCCACGGCGGTACAGCAACTACAAAATCTACAACCCTTCCAAGCGACCCTCGATTTTGGCGATCGCCAACAGACCTTTGACGATGTGCTCGCGATCACCGTGGCAAACTTGGCCCCTAATACTTCGATTTTGGCCCAGGGAACGGGTGGGGCTTCGGGTCAAGATGCTCTGCTCGATGTCACCGTACTCACCATGGCCGACGAGGGAGAGCTTTTTGGGGTGCTCAGTGCGTCCTACGAATTATTCCAGGCAGCCCTCCAAGACAATCCCGCCGATCATCCCCACATTCAATCTTGGCGCATCGCCGAGTTAACAGTGACAACCGCATCACCCCAGGCGCTTCTGTTAGATGGAGAATTGTTGGAGGAAATAACAACCACCCAGTTTGCGGCGGTGCCCCGGAGTCTCTGGGTACAACTTCCCCCTAAAGCGGCAACCCCCCCTGAAGAATCACCGTAA
- a CDS encoding DNA methyltransferase, with protein sequence MTDFIQKWAGSEGNERANYQTFLNDFCEFLGVEPSPPKGRENNYYCFDRDVKIIAPSGVTTTNFIDFYKEGCFVLEAKQGSNSSNKGTGKRGTATYRKEMKKAFGQARTYARFVTPKPPFLITCDIGDHFRVWQDFSESWLSANGNYGTYDSVPKILFTDLEKPDVKEFFYKIFTDPQSLNPEKIAAQVTREVAADLADLAKTLEKTADPQVVAQFLMRCIFTMFAEDVGLLKEQLFTEALESRWLLKPQDFKPQVEALWQAMNGGTSFGFHGQLLRFNGGLFANPQALELTAEQLKILLKAAERDWKNVEPAIFGTLLERALEKKERSKLGAHYTPRAYVERLVRPVIIEPLQEKWQLLQGEVETLLEEEEAAKSAAAKTKKRQEAAAKLTEFLGELRQIRVLDPACGSGNFLYVTMDLMKTLELEVLNRLGTVLGSSQLRLDFDQVNPSQFLGIEINPRAAEIADLVIWIGYLQWHFRLFGNLPPVEPVLREYKNIECRDAVLDYDGTKPAIDPKTGKVRTRWGGRTMRHPVTGEDVPDPSDQVKILEYINPREAQWQQADYIVSNPPFLGTKKMRTKLGDGYVDSLVSTYSKTPANIDYVMYWWNRCGELLSQKSIKSFGLITSNSISQIRNRQVVCLHTHRKKRALSISFAIPDHPWVDEEEGAAQVRIAMTTAHEKLYRGRLGKIIQEIEGETPEEKASLLKFSWSKGIIYDDLRIGVDIIKAASLQSNSQISYQGCKLVQPRRNKGEHWARGFLIQSDEVSQYKSAQNSSVIRPYLSGDDITGLTRNAFVIDFFGYDSNSAQQLNPTAYQRIVEQIRPHREQSTDRLFREKWWLFGRTRPAMRQANQDLKRYIVTSEVSKHRFFIFVDSNVLPDGSLIILSLEDAFTLGIVSSQIHICWTLAMGGTLEDRPRYNNSVCFDPFPFPDPSAELKQEIRELGERLDSHRKQVQGAHPEVTITAMYNCLEKMRRVEPFTDADREFNNKALITTLKQIHDDLDRLVFQAYGWDDLIPLWQKVYGDLVSLPKGGAEGGGMEDLEGCQTEPNNSELKEQLEQTILQRLVDLNAERAEEERNGFVRWLRPEYQAPDQVITQKVIEGLGVEEEKEEVIAPPEQQKFPTKLKDQLAAIRDLLRTQGSEWTQTQISAQFKGSTKTKAKAIPICLEILEDLGVIFSHTEAETKRYYAAEIQIFS encoded by the coding sequence ATGACGGATTTTATTCAGAAGTGGGCAGGCTCGGAAGGGAATGAACGGGCAAATTACCAGACTTTTTTGAATGACTTTTGTGAATTTCTAGGGGTGGAGCCGTCGCCACCGAAGGGACGGGAGAATAATTATTATTGCTTTGATCGGGATGTAAAAATTATTGCGCCGAGTGGGGTGACAACAACGAATTTTATCGATTTTTATAAAGAGGGTTGCTTTGTCCTAGAGGCCAAGCAGGGTAGTAATAGCAGCAATAAAGGGACGGGGAAAAGAGGGACGGCAACCTATCGTAAGGAGATGAAGAAAGCATTTGGACAGGCTCGTACCTATGCGCGCTTTGTGACTCCGAAACCGCCGTTTTTGATTACCTGCGATATCGGCGATCATTTTCGGGTGTGGCAGGATTTTAGTGAGTCTTGGCTCAGTGCGAATGGGAATTACGGAACCTATGACAGTGTGCCGAAAATTCTGTTTACGGATCTGGAAAAGCCGGATGTTAAGGAATTTTTCTATAAAATTTTCACGGATCCGCAGTCGTTAAATCCTGAAAAGATTGCAGCGCAGGTGACGCGGGAAGTGGCAGCGGATTTGGCGGATTTGGCGAAAACGTTGGAAAAAACGGCGGATCCGCAGGTGGTGGCGCAATTTTTGATGCGGTGTATTTTTACGATGTTTGCGGAGGATGTGGGCTTATTAAAAGAGCAGTTGTTTACGGAGGCTCTGGAAAGTCGTTGGTTGCTGAAACCGCAGGATTTTAAACCGCAGGTGGAGGCGTTATGGCAGGCGATGAATGGGGGGACGAGTTTTGGGTTTCATGGGCAGTTGCTCCGGTTTAATGGGGGGCTGTTTGCGAATCCGCAAGCCCTTGAACTTACTGCGGAACAGTTAAAGATTTTGCTGAAGGCGGCGGAACGGGATTGGAAAAATGTGGAGCCGGCGATCTTTGGGACGTTGTTGGAGCGGGCGTTGGAGAAGAAGGAACGGAGCAAATTGGGGGCGCATTATACGCCGAGGGCTTATGTGGAGCGGTTGGTGCGTCCGGTGATTATTGAGCCATTACAGGAAAAATGGCAGTTGCTCCAAGGAGAAGTGGAAACGCTTTTAGAGGAGGAGGAAGCGGCGAAATCGGCGGCGGCTAAAACCAAAAAACGGCAGGAGGCGGCGGCAAAATTGACGGAGTTTCTGGGGGAATTGCGGCAGATTCGGGTGCTTGATCCGGCTTGTGGGTCGGGGAATTTTCTCTATGTGACGATGGATTTGATGAAAACGCTGGAGCTTGAGGTTCTGAATCGTTTAGGGACGGTGTTGGGGTCTTCTCAGTTACGGCTGGATTTTGATCAGGTGAATCCTTCGCAGTTTTTGGGCATTGAAATTAATCCGAGGGCGGCGGAGATTGCGGATTTGGTGATCTGGATTGGCTATTTGCAATGGCATTTTCGTTTGTTTGGGAATTTGCCGCCTGTGGAGCCTGTGTTACGGGAATATAAAAATATTGAGTGTCGGGATGCGGTGTTGGATTATGACGGGACGAAACCGGCGATTGATCCGAAAACGGGCAAGGTGAGAACGCGCTGGGGTGGACGCACGATGAGGCATCCAGTAACGGGAGAGGATGTGCCGGATCCGAGTGATCAGGTGAAAATTTTAGAGTATATCAATCCACGGGAAGCGCAATGGCAACAGGCTGATTATATTGTTTCCAATCCGCCTTTTTTGGGAACTAAAAAAATGAGAACAAAATTAGGTGACGGTTATGTAGATTCATTAGTTAGTACATATTCAAAAACCCCTGCCAATATCGATTATGTTATGTATTGGTGGAATCGCTGTGGGGAATTATTATCTCAAAAGAGTATTAAAAGCTTTGGTTTAATTACAAGCAATAGCATTAGTCAAATTCGGAATAGACAAGTTGTTTGCTTACATACTCATCGAAAAAAAAGAGCGTTATCAATTTCTTTTGCAATCCCAGACCATCCTTGGGTAGATGAAGAAGAAGGTGCAGCACAAGTGAGAATTGCAATGACTACAGCACACGAAAAGTTATATCGTGGTCGTTTAGGTAAAATCATTCAAGAAATTGAGGGAGAAACCCCAGAAGAAAAAGCAAGCTTATTAAAATTTTCTTGGTCAAAAGGGATTATTTATGACGATTTAAGAATTGGTGTTGATATTATAAAAGCTGCCTCTCTGCAATCTAATTCACAAATCAGCTACCAAGGATGTAAATTAGTTCAACCACGCAGAAATAAAGGAGAGCATTGGGCTAGAGGATTCTTGATACAAAGTGATGAAGTATCTCAATATAAGTCTGCACAAAATTCCTCAGTTATTCGTCCATATTTATCAGGTGACGATATAACAGGTCTTACAAGAAATGCATTTGTAATTGATTTTTTTGGATATGACTCTAATTCAGCGCAACAACTTAATCCAACGGCGTATCAGAGAATTGTTGAACAAATCAGACCGCATCGAGAACAAAGTACAGACCGTTTATTTAGAGAAAAATGGTGGCTTTTTGGTAGAACACGACCAGCAATGAGACAAGCAAACCAAGACTTGAAAAGATATATTGTCACAAGTGAAGTTTCAAAGCATAGATTTTTTATTTTTGTCGATTCTAATGTTTTACCTGATGGCAGCTTGATTATTCTTTCTCTAGAAGATGCTTTTACTCTTGGAATTGTATCAAGCCAAATACATATCTGTTGGACATTAGCGATGGGGGGAACTTTAGAAGACCGACCACGTTATAACAATTCTGTTTGTTTTGATCCTTTTCCATTTCCAGATCCATCGGCAGAACTGAAACAAGAAATCCGCGAATTAGGCGAGAGATTAGACAGCCACCGCAAACAAGTCCAAGGCGCACATCCCGAAGTCACCATCACCGCGATGTATAACTGCCTCGAAAAAATGCGACGGGTTGAACCCTTCACCGATGCAGACAGAGAATTTAACAATAAAGCCCTAATCACGACCCTAAAACAAATCCATGACGACCTCGATCGCCTCGTTTTCCAAGCCTACGGATGGGACGACCTGATCCCCCTGTGGCAAAAGGTTTATGGCGATCTTGTCTCCCTTCCCAAGGGAGGTGCCGAAGGCGGAGGGATGGAAGATTTAGAGGGATGTCAAACCGAACCCAACAACAGCGAACTCAAAGAACAACTCGAACAAACTATCCTGCAAAGATTAGTCGATTTGAATGCAGAACGTGCCGAAGAAGAACGAAACGGCTTTGTCCGTTGGCTCCGACCCGAATACCAAGCCCCCGATCAAGTCATCACCCAAAAAGTCATTGAAGGATTAGGGGTAGAAGAAGAAAAAGAAGAGGTGATCGCCCCACCCGAACAACAAAAATTCCCTACCAAACTCAAAGATCAACTCGCCGCCATCCGCGATCTCCTCCGCACCCAAGGCAGCGAATGGACACAAACTCAAATTTCTGCCCAGTTTAAAGGCAGCACAAAAACCAAAGCAAAAGCCATCCCAATATGTTTAGAAATCCTCGAAGATTTAGGCGTAATCTTTAGCCACACCGAAGCCGAAACAAAACGCTATTATGCCGCCGAAATTCAAATATTTTCCTGA
- a CDS encoding DUF2103 domain-containing protein — protein sequence MAPGEKGRLVWNHSTHIEGLIPVLEKLVNCEGIRTITPGALSRTRGNIPRLKLRVSVPLQGGFKVIARKGKSVQEVFIITDLAQEQLQAAIATVL from the coding sequence ATGGCACCAGGTGAAAAGGGAAGACTCGTTTGGAATCATTCGACCCACATTGAGGGGTTGATCCCAGTGCTCGAAAAATTGGTCAACTGTGAGGGCATTCGCACGATTACTCCAGGAGCCCTCAGTCGAACGAGGGGCAATATTCCCCGATTGAAGCTGCGGGTGTCTGTGCCATTACAAGGGGGCTTTAAGGTCATTGCCCGCAAGGGGAAATCGGTACAGGAGGTGTTTATTATTACTGACCTCGCCCAGGAACAACTCCAAGCGGCGATCGCCACGGTACTCTAG
- the ureG gene encoding urease accessory protein UreG produces the protein MSALRVGIAGPVGSGKTALLDALCKALRDQYAIAVVTNDIYTKEDAQFLTRSGALPPERIMGVETGGCPHTAIREDASLNLAAIAELEETFQPLTLMFVESGGDNLAATFSPELVDLTIYVIDVAAGDKIPRKGGPGITKSDLLVINKIDLAPAVGADLDVMDRDAKKMRGDKPFIFTNLKTQIGLDAVIDFIKKHIIE, from the coding sequence ATGAGTGCATTACGGGTTGGTATTGCGGGGCCAGTGGGGTCAGGAAAAACGGCGCTTTTGGATGCCCTGTGTAAGGCGCTGCGGGATCAATATGCGATCGCCGTCGTCACCAACGATATCTACACCAAAGAAGATGCCCAGTTTTTAACCCGCTCCGGCGCACTCCCTCCCGAACGCATTATGGGGGTGGAAACAGGGGGCTGTCCCCACACGGCGATCCGCGAAGATGCGTCCCTAAATTTGGCAGCGATCGCCGAATTAGAAGAAACATTCCAGCCCCTAACCCTAATGTTCGTTGAGAGTGGGGGTGATAATTTAGCCGCAACCTTCAGTCCCGAACTGGTGGATCTGACGATCTACGTGATTGATGTGGCCGCTGGCGACAAAATTCCCCGGAAAGGCGGCCCCGGAATCACCAAATCTGATCTGTTAGTCATCAACAAAATCGATTTAGCCCCAGCGGTAGGTGCCGACCTAGATGTGATGGATCGCGATGCAAAAAAAATGCGAGGGGATAAGCCTTTTATTTTTACTAATCTTAAGACCCAAATCGGCTTAGATGCGGTGATTGATTTCATCAAAAAACATATTATTGAGTAG
- the ahcY gene encoding adenosylhomocysteinase translates to MSTSTLTRDYKVADINLASWGRKEIAIAEGEMPALMTIRKKYSASKPLAGAKIIGCIHMTIQTAVLIETLVELGAEVRWSSCNIFSTQDHAAAAIAEAGVPVFAWKGETEEEYMWCIEQTCRTPAGELWDANMILDDGGDLTGYIHETYPEMLTKIHGVTEETTTGVHRLYEMLEKGKLKIPAINVNDSVTKAKNDNKYGCRHSLNDAIKRATDHLLAGKKALVIGYGDVGKGSAASLRQEGMIVKVTEVDPICAMQACMDGFEVVSPFINGINNGPESINKDLLANTDLLVTATGNFNVCDANMLAALKPSAVVCNIGHFDNEIDTAYMRKNWQWEEIKPQVHKVYRSDDPQDFLILLAEGRLVNLGNATGHPSRIMDGSFANQVLAQMFLFERKFADQDPATRKITVEVLPKHLDEEVARYMVQGFGGVITQLTQTQADYIHVPVAGPFKTESYKY, encoded by the coding sequence ATGAGCACTTCAACCCTCACCCGTGACTACAAGGTCGCCGATATTAATTTAGCAAGTTGGGGACGCAAGGAAATTGCGATCGCCGAAGGCGAAATGCCCGCCCTGATGACCATCCGCAAAAAATACAGTGCAAGTAAGCCCTTAGCTGGTGCAAAGATTATCGGCTGTATTCACATGACCATTCAAACGGCGGTGCTGATTGAAACCCTAGTCGAACTGGGGGCAGAAGTGCGTTGGTCATCCTGTAATATCTTCTCTACCCAAGATCACGCCGCAGCGGCGATCGCCGAAGCAGGCGTACCCGTCTTTGCCTGGAAAGGGGAAACCGAAGAAGAATACATGTGGTGCATTGAGCAAACCTGCCGCACCCCCGCAGGCGAACTGTGGGATGCCAACATGATCCTCGACGATGGCGGTGATCTCACGGGTTACATCCACGAAACCTATCCCGAAATGCTCACCAAGATTCATGGCGTGACCGAAGAGACCACCACTGGAGTCCACCGCCTCTATGAAATGCTCGAAAAGGGCAAACTCAAAATTCCGGCGATCAATGTCAACGACTCCGTCACCAAAGCGAAAAACGATAACAAATATGGTTGTCGCCACAGCTTAAACGATGCCATCAAGCGCGCCACTGACCACCTCCTCGCCGGGAAAAAAGCCCTGGTGATTGGTTATGGGGATGTAGGCAAAGGATCTGCCGCTTCCCTCCGTCAGGAAGGCATGATCGTCAAGGTAACAGAAGTCGACCCCATCTGTGCAATGCAGGCTTGCATGGACGGCTTTGAAGTGGTTTCACCCTTTATTAACGGCATTAACAACGGGCCAGAGAGCATCAACAAAGACCTCTTGGCGAATACGGATCTTTTAGTGACGGCTACGGGTAACTTCAACGTCTGTGATGCTAATATGCTCGCTGCCCTGAAGCCGAGTGCAGTGGTCTGTAATATTGGTCACTTTGACAATGAAATTGACACGGCCTACATGCGGAAAAATTGGCAGTGGGAAGAAATTAAGCCCCAAGTCCACAAGGTTTATCGTAGTGATGATCCCCAAGACTTTTTGATTCTCTTGGCAGAAGGTCGTTTGGTAAACCTCGGTAATGCAACGGGTCATCCCTCCCGGATTATGGATGGTTCGTTTGCTAACCAAGTTCTTGCCCAAATGTTCCTTTTCGAGCGTAAGTTTGCGGATCAAGACCCCGCGACGCGCAAGATCACGGTTGAAGTATTACCGAAGCATCTCGATGAGGAAGTGGCTCGCTACATGGTGCAAGGGTTTGGCGGCGTAATCACTCAACTCACCCAAACCCAAGCGGACTATATCCATGTGCCTGTGGCAGGGCCTTTCAAAACTGAAAGCTACAAGTACTAA
- the rph gene encoding ribonuclease PH, with the protein MVWQRPDNRSFDQLRPFNFELDFTKFAKASVLTSCGETKVLCTVSVEEGVPPFLRDSGQGWLTAEYRMMPGATPERQRREFMKLSGRTQEIQRLIGRSLRAAIDLKALGERTITIDADVLQADGGTRTTAITGGYVGLAIACERLVKAGILGKSPIIAPVAAISVGLIKGKAYLDLNYLEDVAADVDFNVVMIGGQGLNLIEVQGTAEAGNYNRAQLNQILDVAEQGIQTIMTLQAKAIH; encoded by the coding sequence ATGGTTTGGCAGCGTCCGGATAATCGTTCCTTCGATCAATTGCGTCCCTTTAATTTTGAGCTAGATTTCACAAAATTTGCCAAGGCTTCTGTTTTAACAAGCTGTGGCGAGACGAAGGTTTTGTGTACGGTTTCTGTAGAAGAAGGGGTACCACCATTTTTACGGGATAGTGGCCAAGGCTGGCTTACCGCAGAATATCGAATGATGCCCGGCGCGACCCCGGAACGGCAACGGCGCGAGTTTATGAAATTGTCGGGCCGCACCCAGGAAATTCAAAGGTTGATCGGCCGCAGTTTGCGGGCGGCCATTGATCTCAAGGCTTTGGGAGAACGGACAATTACCATCGATGCGGACGTGCTCCAAGCGGATGGGGGAACGCGTACCACGGCGATCACCGGGGGTTATGTGGGCTTGGCGATCGCCTGTGAACGTTTAGTCAAAGCAGGCATCCTAGGGAAGTCACCGATTATTGCGCCGGTGGCGGCCATTTCCGTGGGTCTCATCAAAGGAAAAGCTTACCTAGATTTGAATTATCTCGAAGATGTGGCGGCGGATGTGGATTTTAATGTGGTGATGATCGGCGGCCAAGGGCTAAACCTCATTGAAGTGCAGGGTACCGCTGAAGCAGGCAATTATAATCGCGCCCAACTGAATCAAATTCTCGATGTTGCAGAACAGGGAATTCAAACAATTATGACTCTACAAGCGAAGGCCATTCATTAA
- a CDS encoding type II toxin-antitoxin system HicB family antitoxin — translation MQHRAIIYIAKEGNYWVEVPALTGCIIEDDSIKEILENLQDVIQGWLEVANEVMLTEVSK, via the coding sequence ATGCAGCATCGAGCAATTATTTATATAGCAAAAGAAGGTAACTACTGGGTAGAAGTGCCAGCATTAACTGGCTGCATCATAGAAGACGATTCGATAAAAGAAATATTAGAAAACTTACAAGATGTCATTCAAGGTTGGTTAGAAGTTGCCAATGAAGTCATGCTTACAGAAGTCTCGAAATAG
- a CDS encoding dihydroorotase produces MDNVVLRQVRVLDPVANLDHRQDVWLKNGKLAAIAPQLSDLPAEVESIEAEDLILAPGLVDLYSHSSEPGYESRETLAQLAQGALAGGFTQVGILPNTQPPLDNVGQLQSFQQLINQLPYPKPKFLPWAALTKKCQGENLTELGELATEPIAGFSDGQALSNWLLLRRTLEYLRPYQQPIALYPKNLALHNGGTARYGKASLAYGLVEELASVETTAIASICELVAELKTPVHLMRISTARGVALIAEAKQRGLPITASVTWMHLLWNTKALSTYDPNLRLDPPLGNPEDQQALIEGVKTGIIEAIAIDHQPYLYEEKTVSFAEAPPGVIGLEIALPILWQNFVVSQEWQPLQLWQALSANPQKCLGYEVKAITPENCQPLILFDPSKTWQVSPENLHCPQTNTPWWEKTLTGKVINTFLG; encoded by the coding sequence ATGGATAACGTTGTTTTACGGCAGGTGCGGGTACTAGACCCCGTCGCCAACTTGGATCATCGCCAAGACGTATGGTTAAAAAATGGCAAGTTAGCGGCGATCGCCCCGCAATTGTCAGATCTCCCCGCTGAAGTAGAATCCATCGAAGCTGAAGACCTGATCCTGGCGCCCGGTTTAGTGGATCTTTATAGCCACAGTAGCGAACCCGGTTATGAATCCCGTGAAACTCTGGCCCAGTTAGCCCAGGGTGCCCTTGCGGGTGGATTTACCCAAGTGGGCATTTTGCCGAATACTCAGCCTCCCCTCGATAATGTTGGCCAACTGCAAAGCTTTCAACAACTGATTAACCAACTGCCCTACCCAAAACCAAAGTTTTTGCCTTGGGCTGCCTTGACGAAAAAATGCCAAGGGGAAAATCTCACGGAATTGGGAGAACTGGCAACCGAACCTATTGCCGGATTTAGTGATGGCCAAGCGTTAAGCAATTGGCTCCTGTTGCGACGCACGTTGGAATATCTCCGGCCCTATCAACAACCGATCGCCCTCTACCCAAAAAATTTAGCGCTGCATAATGGGGGGACGGCCCGCTACGGCAAAGCGAGTTTAGCCTATGGTCTGGTGGAAGAATTGGCCTCGGTGGAAACGACGGCGATCGCCTCGATTTGTGAGCTTGTTGCCGAACTGAAAACCCCTGTTCATCTCATGCGCATCTCCACCGCCCGGGGGGTGGCCTTGATTGCGGAGGCAAAACAGCGGGGGCTACCGATTACAGCGAGCGTCACCTGGATGCATCTGCTCTGGAATACGAAGGCCCTCAGCACCTATGACCCGAATCTCCGCCTGGATCCGCCCCTTGGTAATCCGGAAGATCAACAGGCATTAATCGAGGGCGTGAAAACTGGGATTATTGAGGCGATCGCCATCGATCATCAACCCTATCTCTACGAAGAAAAGACTGTCAGCTTTGCCGAAGCCCCTCCCGGAGTGATTGGTTTAGAAATTGCCCTGCCGATCCTCTGGCAAAATTTTGTTGTCTCCCAAGAATGGCAACCCCTCCAACTCTGGCAAGCCCTCAGCGCAAATCCTCAGAAATGCTTAGGTTATGAAGTGAAGGCAATTACTCCTGAAAATTGCCAACCCTTAATCCTGTTCGATCCCAGCAAAACATGGCAGGTTAGCCCAGAAAATCTCCACTGTCCCCAAACCAATACTCCTTGGTGGGAAAAAACGCTCACGGGCAAAGTCATCAATACATTTTTAGGCTAA
- the clpS gene encoding ATP-dependent Clp protease adapter ClpS, which produces MAPAPGILKESDRQTVRKPYPNFKVIVLNDDFNTFEHVAHCLMTYIPNMTADQAWNLTNQVHFDGQAIVWVGPQEPAELYHQQLRREGLTMAPLEAA; this is translated from the coding sequence ATGGCCCCTGCTCCCGGTATTCTCAAAGAAAGCGATCGCCAAACAGTCCGTAAGCCTTATCCAAATTTTAAGGTGATTGTCCTCAACGATGATTTCAACACCTTTGAGCATGTTGCCCATTGTTTAATGACCTACATCCCGAACATGACAGCGGATCAAGCTTGGAATTTAACCAATCAAGTGCATTTCGATGGTCAGGCCATTGTCTGGGTAGGCCCCCAGGAACCAGCGGAACTTTATCACCAACAATTGCGACGGGAAGGGTTAACCATGGCTCCCCTCGAGGCGGCATAG